In the genome of Gordonia rubripertincta, one region contains:
- a CDS encoding PH domain-containing protein, translating to MPTDSSDPAASTPDDSAEIPYPVVFRINRVAYFTVPMVALVVVLLLGASYWFAFLFVAPVALYMWIHRLRTVVTEDGLRAVGALSTTELPWSEIAGLQFPKWSSVRAVRPDGQRVKLPAIGFRDLPVLNVVSKGRIPDPFEAAANRDK from the coding sequence GTGCCGACTGATTCCAGCGACCCCGCCGCCTCGACACCCGACGACTCTGCGGAGATCCCCTATCCCGTGGTCTTCCGCATCAACCGTGTCGCCTACTTCACGGTTCCGATGGTCGCGCTCGTGGTGGTCCTGCTGCTCGGCGCCTCGTACTGGTTCGCCTTCCTCTTCGTCGCCCCGGTGGCCCTGTACATGTGGATCCACCGCCTCCGCACGGTCGTCACCGAGGACGGACTTCGCGCCGTGGGCGCCCTGTCCACGACCGAACTCCCCTGGTCCGAGATCGCCGGCCTGCAGTTCCCCAAGTGGAGCTCGGTGCGTGCGGTCCGCCCCGACGGTCAGCGGGTCAAGTTACCGGCCATCGGTTTTCGCGATCTCCCCGTGCTGAACGTGGTGAGCAAGGGTCGCATCCCGGATCCGTTCGAGGCCGCCGCGAACCGCGACAAGTAG